CGCGTGGCCATGACCAGCTCGCGGGCCTCGAACTCCTGGCGGTGCCGGTCGTCGGGGACAGCGTCCGCAGGCAGGGACAGGTCAGTGTTCAGGGCCTGTGCCGCCAGCTGCCCATAGAAAGCCGTCCTGTGTACCGCAGCCTTGCGGTACCAGTCCCGGGCTTCCTTGCCGCGGCCAGCCTTCTCACAGGCCTGTGCAGCCCAATAGGCACCCCGGGACAGGCTGATGGGTGTGGCGGCCGCCCGGTACAACCTTTCAAAATGGCCCAGGGCTGCTGCCGGTTCACGGTTTTTGCGCAGCGCCAGCCAACCGGCCAGGAATTCGGCTTCCAGCAGCCCCAGGCCTTCTGTCTGCCCGTGCGCGCCAGCCAGGGTCCAGGCTGTGCTGTAGTCACCCTTTTCCATCAGACGGCGGATGACAGTCTGGCGCTCGGGCCACCACTTGTCGGGACGGGAGGCAGCAGACGGAAGATCCTTCAGGACCCGGGCAGCCTCCTCATCCCTGTTTTTCCGCCGCAGCCAGCGGACGCGGTCATACAGCAGCCCGGGATCCTGCCTCAAATTTTCCGGAAGCCGGGAGAGAGATTTTTCCGCATCCGACGCCAGGGTAATGAACTTCAGACGCTGGCCGGCCACAGCCGCGGTTTCAGCATCCACCAGGGGCAACATCCGCCGGGCCGGTGCGCTCTGGTCATCCCACACCAGGCGCTCCAGCCTGGCCCTGTGATCTGCGGGCGTCAGAAAGGAGCCGAATTCCTGCAGCCAGTCCTTTTCCTCCACCGATCCGAATGTGGCCCGGACCCAGAAATCCCGGACGAAGATCTGCGCCTGGGGTTCCTGGCCATTGCCCAGAAGAGCCCGGGCATGCCGGACAGCGCCGGCCGGCGTTTCCGGAGGATTACGGGAAAACCAGTCCAGAACATCCTGCACCGGCAGATCTTCCGGCATGGACTGTTCTGCCTTGCGCTTCAGCACGGCCTGACGGGGCCAGTCCGGGTTGCTGCGCATGAATTCTGTTACTGCGGAAAATTCCGGCTGCG
The Pseudomonadota bacterium genome window above contains:
- a CDS encoding lytic transglycosylase domain-containing protein, which codes for MKTGSISFLAVTGILVALAFPARALSDRDQEVYRVAFRAAESRQWDEARRVTQQAENRLLSRVLDWIILTDGETQPEFSAVTEFMRSNPDWPRQAVLKRKAEQSMPEDLPVQDVLDWFSRNPPETPAGAVRHARALLGNGQEPQAQIFVRDFWVRATFGSVEEKDWLQEFGSFLTPADHRARLERLVWDDQSAPARRMLPLVDAETAAVAGQRLKFITLASDAEKSLSRLPENLRQDPGLLYDRVRWLRRKNRDEEAARVLKDLPSAASRPDKWWPERQTVIRRLMEKGDYSTAWTLAGAHGQTEGLGLLEAEFLAGWLALRKNREPAAALGHFERLYRAAATPISLSRGAYWAAQACEKAGRGKEARDWYRKAAVHRTAFYGQLAAQALNTDLSLPADAVPDDRHRQEFEARELVMATRLLGRLEQAAGQGETRQWAGIFLRHLGTSDNPASQLVLVAELAQELGYPDIAIAAAKNAALQGMFLFPASYPLVDVSVD